The following are from one region of the Mycolicibacterium helvum genome:
- the meaB gene encoding methylmalonyl Co-A mutase-associated GTPase MeaB, whose product MAADVDVLAEAIRAGDRAALARAITLVESTRADHRDQAQRLLLELTPDAGKAIHIGITGVPGVGKSTTIEALGMYLIEQGHRVAVLAVDPSSTRTGGSILGDKTRMAQLAVNANAYIRPSPTSGTLGGVAKATRETIVLAEAAGFDVILVETVGVGQSEVTVSNMVDTFVFLTLARTGDQLQGIKKGVLELADIVVVNKADGAHTTEAQACARELSAAIRLIYPRETLWRPPVLTMSALEGTGLRELWDTVLRHRDVLTKAGEFDARRRAQQVDWTWSMVRDTVLDRVLSHPVVRAERAEIERQVRDGELTPTLAAQRILEIAQQST is encoded by the coding sequence ATGGCCGCCGACGTCGACGTGCTCGCCGAGGCGATCCGCGCCGGTGATCGGGCGGCGCTGGCGCGGGCCATCACGCTGGTCGAGTCGACCCGCGCCGATCACCGTGACCAGGCCCAGCGCCTGCTGCTGGAACTGACGCCCGACGCGGGTAAGGCCATCCACATCGGTATCACCGGGGTGCCCGGGGTGGGGAAGTCGACCACGATCGAAGCGCTGGGCATGTACCTCATCGAGCAGGGCCATCGGGTCGCGGTGCTGGCCGTCGACCCGTCGTCGACCCGCACCGGCGGTTCGATTCTGGGGGACAAGACCCGCATGGCGCAGCTTGCCGTGAATGCGAACGCCTATATACGGCCGTCGCCGACGTCGGGAACCCTCGGCGGCGTCGCAAAGGCGACCCGGGAGACGATCGTGCTTGCCGAGGCCGCCGGCTTCGACGTGATCCTGGTCGAGACAGTCGGCGTCGGGCAGTCCGAAGTGACTGTCTCGAACATGGTGGACACCTTTGTTTTCCTCACTCTGGCCCGCACCGGCGACCAGTTGCAGGGGATCAAGAAGGGGGTGCTGGAACTCGCCGACATCGTCGTGGTGAACAAGGCTGACGGCGCGCACACCACCGAAGCCCAAGCGTGCGCGCGCGAGTTGTCGGCGGCGATCAGACTGATCTATCCACGCGAAACACTTTGGCGCCCACCGGTATTGACGATGAGCGCGCTGGAGGGTACCGGCTTGCGAGAGCTGTGGGACACCGTCTTGCGGCATCGTGACGTCTTGACCAAAGCCGGCGAGTTCGACGCCCGCCGCCGCGCCCAGCAAGTCGACTGGACCTGGTCGATGGTGCGTGACACCGTCCTCGACCGGGTGCTGAGTCACCCGGTTGTACGCGCCGAGCGGGCCGAGATTGAGCGTCAGGTCCGCGACGGTGAGCTCACTCCCACGCTGGCCGCCCAGCGAATCCTCGAGATAGCCCAGCAGTCAACCTGA